One window of Centropristis striata isolate RG_2023a ecotype Rhode Island chromosome 21, C.striata_1.0, whole genome shotgun sequence genomic DNA carries:
- the cdk5r1b gene encoding cyclin-dependent kinase 5 activator 1b translates to MGTVLSLSPSYRKAALFEDGPATVGHYTAVQNSKNAKDKNLKRHSLINVLPWKRIVAVSAKKKGSKKVQPNGTYQNNVTHLNNENLKKSQSCANLSTFTQDQSTPALTKTSSNNTASSVKKAPLTNSNVAPGTPKRVIVQASTSELLRCLGEFLCRRCYRLKHLSPTDPVLWLRSVDRSLLLQGWQDQGFITPANVVFVYMLCRDVVSSEVATEHELQAVLLTCLYLSYSYMGNEISYPLKPFLVESSKETFWDRCLSIINLMSAKMLQINSDPHYFTQVFADLKNESQKEEERSRLLIGLDR, encoded by the coding sequence ATGGGAACCGTGCTGTCTTTGTCCCCCAGCTACCGAAAGGCGGCTCTCTTTGAGGATGGCCCGGCCACCGTGGGCCACTACACAGCTGTGCAGAACAGCAAGAACGCCAAAGACAAGAACCTGAAGCGCCACTCGCTCATCAACGTGCTCCCATGGAAGCGGATTGTAGCGGTGTCGGCCAAGAAGAAAGGCTCCAAGAAGGTGCAGCCCAACGGCACCTACCAGAACAATGTCACCCACCTGAACAATGAGAACCTGAAGAAGTCGCAGTCGTGCGCCAACCTGTCCACCTTCACCCAGGACCAGAGCACTCCAGCGCTCACCAAGACCTCCTCCAACAACACAGCATCGTCCGTCAAGAAGGCCCCTCTGACTAACTCCAATGTGGCCCCCGGGACCCCTAAGAGAGTGATCGTGCAGGCCTCCACCAGCGAGCTGCTGCGCTGCCTCGGGGAGTTTCTGTGCCGGCGTTGTTACCGGCTGAAACACCTGTCACCCACTGACCCAGTGCTGTGGCTGCGCAGCGTGGACCGctccctgctgctgcagggCTGGCAGGACCAGGGCTTCATCACGCCCGCTAACGTAGTCTTCGTCTACATGCTGTGCCGTGACGTGGTTTCCTCCGAGGTGGCCACGGAGCACGAGCTGCAGGCCGTGCTCCTCACCTGCCTCTACCTGTCTTACTCCTACATGGGCAACGAGATCTCCTATCCTCTCAAGCCCTTCTTGGTGGAGAGCTCCAAGGAGACCTTCTGGGACCGCTGCCTGTCCATCATCAACCTGATGAGCGCAAAGATGCTCCAGATCAACTCCGACCCGCACTACTTCACTCAGGTGTTTGCAGACCTGAAGAACGAGAgccagaaggaggaggagaggagccgcCTGCTCATCGGCCTGGACCGGTGA
- the psmd11b gene encoding 26S proteasome non-ATPase regulatory subunit 11B, translating to MAAAAVVEFQRAQSLISTDRDASIDILHSIVRRDVQENDEEAVRVKEQSILELGTLLAKTGQAAELGGLLKFVRPFLISISKAKAARLVRSLLDLFLDMEAATGQEVELCLECIEWAKTEKRTFLRQALEARLISLYFDTKRYQEALALGTQLLQELKKMDDKALLVEVQLLESKTYHALSNLPKARAALTSARTTANAIYCPPKLQAALDMQSGIIHAAEEKDWKTAYSYFFEAFEGYDSIDSPRAITALKYMLLCKIVLNLPEEVQALSSGKLGLRYAGRQANALKCVAQACKNRSLADFEKALTEYRAELRDDPIISTHLAKLYDNLLEQNLIRVIEPFSRVQIEHISGLIKLSKADVERKLSQMILDKKFHGILDQGEGVLIIFEEPPVDKTYEAALETIQNMSKVVDSLYNKAKKLT from the exons ATGGCGGCTGCAGCAGTGGTTGAGTTTCAGAGAGCCCAGTCTCTCATTAGCACGGACCGCGACGCCTCTATCGACATTCTCCATTCAATAG TGAGGAGAGATGTCCAAGAGAACGATGAGGAAGCTGTCAGGGTTAAAGAACAGAGCATCCTGGAGCTCGGGACGCTCCTGGCTAAGACGGGACAGGCTGCTG AACTAGGGGGTCTGCTGAAATTTGTGAGGCCTTTTCTGATTTCCATCAGCAAGGCAAAGGCGGCCCGGCTGGTCCGCTCTCTGCTTGACCTCTTCCTTGACATGGAGGCAGCAACAGGGCAGGAGGTCGAGCTGTGTCTTGAATGCATTGAGTGGGCCAAGACTGAGAAGAGAACCTTCCTACGACAGGCTCTGGAG GCACGACTGATCTCACTCTATTTTGACACCAAAAGATACCAGGAGGCCTTGGCGCTTG GCACCCAGTTGCTCCAGGAGCTGAAAAAGATGGATGACAAAGCTCTTCTTGTAGAGGTTCAGCTGCTTGAAAGTAAGACGTACCACGCTCTCAGTAACCTGCCCAAGGCCCGCGCAGCCCTCACCTCAGCCAGGACCACCGCCAACGCCATTTACTGTCCCCCGAAGCTCCAGGCAGCTCTGGACATGCAGTCAG GGATCATCCACGCAGCAGAGGAGAAGGACTGGAAGACGGCCTACTCCTACTTCTTTGAGGCCTTCGAGGGCTACGACTCCATCGACAGCCCCAGAGCCATCACAGCACTCAAATACATGCTTCTGTGCAAAATTGTCCTCAACTT ACCAGAAGAGGTTCAAGCCCTGAGCAGTGGAAAACTGGGCCTGCGGTATGCCGGCCGACAGGCAA ATGCGCTGAAATGTGTCGCCCAGGCTTGCAAGAACAGATCGTTAGCAGACTTTGAAAAG GCCCTCACAGAGTACAGAGCAGAACTGAGGGACGATCCCATTATCAGCACTCACCTGGCCAAGCTGTATGACAACCTGCTGGAACAAAACCTCATCCGAGTCATTGAACCCTTTTCCAGAGTACAG atagAACACATATCAGGTCTAATCAAACTGTCAAAG gcgGATGTTGAGAGGAAATTATCACAGATGATTCTGGACAAAAAGTTTCACG GAATCCTTGACCAAGGCGAAGGTGTTTTGATCATATTCGAAGAGCCTCCAGTGGACAAAACATACGAAGCAGCCTTGGAAACAATTCAGAACATGAGCAAAGTTGTGGATTCACTTTACAACAAAGCCAAGAAGCTGACATAG